A genomic region of Colletotrichum destructivum chromosome 5, complete sequence contains the following coding sequences:
- a CDS encoding Putative P-loop containing nucleoside triphosphate hydrolase, DNA2/NAM7 helicase, helicase: MTKEAKNLLPDFESPCTLSFNGTVRMTHRLPPSGTPAVGHSSLGAVVDYLADKCLEAEGEIQATVENGGLDPNSQQDRMKHLKCALIAEALEAVGLKSPQGLLSDEVTQIGYQASQMRDAQSIKNELIRRLRHLDPYLQVDLYTNETDTIRWKAVRATPPAEASPFNVYFIAWVPAEKSWPSPFEAPPVKVDIPVPHGLAETGDIASCIDGAKMGFEVRVHCRPDPATTQMEMGSVCLTASAAPDTDLATRWAYAQKFDPASIPKDSAIRIVNFHERFPAIGRLAFRDDEKPQKNLFRKLRAVPAGMAMYTGGPGSGKTTFAARIAAAVAEGGDKVMWTIHSNELCDDAVKSLKEQKVKKPDGNKIRVGRLPTWAKMIKVISQALHTAAKSLAASKGKVASASAGHTVASHISIFLSRMNQGLHERTIRILPDSVTERAIAIASANREFFTDFCTSQPGTAEWNGTFSRLISLAVDDFDILVGTPFAAGQFGRKASTTLARPDLYWKPWKPSLLVVDEAGRIPETQWWIPLSVFPDACVLTMGDTRQFKPLAMSVSEDTHRGDLRISRTRNGDLDWRCVFGVQRTVSLLRRAESNSQVLGHLSNNRRNRGDIANWAKKHIYPGEMRIVYPLSENQSALIYRNFMRWIFPNRQIDSNAMAIDVRYSASRKHNLSSINHGNRNLVWWLVYMAFQYKLPNLRSEGVLADIMIVTPYSAQHGAYKDDIMEMRGNGIIKSKVMLRTIDNAMSAEADLVIFDSVRTEGGMGFLEDRERMAVATTRARGGAVTLFNSNNIKTKQAGGDSLDNPFASYILSHKARVVSHGQWGDMCEVCNLPHTKGIGCVKTRCCRKCRGPHHERFCPKGAPAVDSYTKKNGSDEMKAAAGAVLPWGA, translated from the coding sequence ATGACAAAAGAGGCGAAAAACCTGCTGCCTGACTTTGAATCGCCGTGCACTCTCAGCttcaacggcaccgtcagGATGACCCATCGCCTGCCTCCGTCGGGTACGCCTGCCGTCGGTCACTCCAgtctcggcgccgttgtGGATTATCTCGCAGACAAgtgcctcgaggccgagggcgagatCCAGGCCACCGTGGAAAACGGAGGCCTCGATCCCAACAGCCAGCAGGATCGGATGAAGCACCTGAAGTGTGCCCTCATCGCCGAAGCTCTCGAGGCGGTCGGACTAAAGAGTCCTCAGGGGCTTCTTTCGGACGAAGTTACGCAGATCGGCTATCAAGCTTCCCAGATGCGGGACGCCCAGTCCATCAAGAACGAGCTGATCCGCCGGCTTCGCCACCTCGATCCCTACTTGCAAGTCGACTTGTATACGAATGAGACTGACACCATCAGATGGAAGGCAGTCCGCGCCACTCCGCCCGCCGAGGCGTCCCCTTTCAACGTCTACTTCATCGCTTGGGTCCCCGCGGAGAAGTCCTGGCCGTCGCCTTTCGAGGCTCCTCCGGTCAAGGTCGACATCCCTGTTCCCCACGGGCTGGCAGAGACGGGCGACATCGCATCCTGCATCGACGGAGCCAAGATGGGATTCGAGGTTCGAGTCCACTGCAGGCCTGACCCGGCAACCACGCAGATGGAGATGGGCTCCGTTTGCCTCACGGCGTCCGCCGCACCCGACACGGATCTGGCCACTCGCTGGGCCTACGCCCAAAAGTTCGATCCAGCCTCGATCCCCAAAGACTCTGCCATCCGCATCGTCAACTTTCACGAGCGCTTCCCCGCCATCGGCAGACTCGCCTTCCGAGACGATGAGAAGCCCCAGAAGAATCTGTTTCGAAAACTGCGCGCCGTTCCCGCGGGCATGGCGATGTATACCGGTGGCCCCGGATCCGGCAAGACGACGTTCGCCGCCCGCAttgccgctgctgttgcggagggaggggacaAGGTGATGTGGACCATTCACAGCAACGAACTAtgcgacgacgccgtcaagtCGCTCAAGGAGCAGAAGGTCAAGAAGCCGGACGGGAACAAGATACGGGTCGGTCGTCTTCCGACGTGGGCCAAGATGATAAAGGTCATCTCTCAGGCCCTCCATACTGCCGCAAAGAGTCTTGCAGCTTCCAAGGGTAAGGTGGCGAGTGCTTCGGCTGGTCATACCGTGGCCTCACACATAAGCATCTTCCTGTCCCGCATGAACCAGGGTCTTCACGAGCGCACCATCCGGATCCTTCCGGATTCTGTCACAGAGAgagccatcgccatcgcgaGTGCCAACCGAGAGTTTTTCACGGACTTCTGCACGTCGCAGCCTGGAACGGCCGAGTGGAACGGCACCTTTTCCCGGCTCATCAGCTTGGCCGTGGACGACTTCGACATCCTTGTCGGAACCCCCTTCGCAGCTGGGCAGTTCGGCCGCAAGGCTTCGACCACTCTCGCCAGGCCCGATCTGTATTGGAAGCCATGGAAGCCCTCCCTGCTCGTTGTGGACGAAGCTGGTCGTATCCCCGAAACCCAGTGGTGGATTCCCCTTTCCGTCTTTCCCGACGCTTGCGTCCTCACCATGGGCGACACCCGCCAGTTCAAGCCCCTGGCCATGAGTGTCAGCGAGGACACACACCGCGGCGACTTGCGGATCAGCCGTACCCGAaacggcgacctcgactGGCGCTGCGTCTTTGGCGTCCAGAGGACCGTCTCGTTACTGCGCCGGGCCGAGTCCAACAGTCAggtcctcggccacctctCGAACAACCGCCGCAACCGCGGCGACATTGCCAACTGGGCCAAGAAGCACATCTATCCCGGCGAGATGCGAATCGTCTACCCGCTGTCGGAGAACCAGTCGGCTCTGATCTACCGCAACTTCATGCGGTGGATCTTTCCCAATCGCCAGATCGATTCCAACgccatggccatcgacgTGCGCTACTCGGCGTCGCGCAAGCATAACCTCAGCTCCATCAACCACGGAAACCGTAACCTTGTCTGGTGGCTGGTATACATGGCGTTCCAGTACAAGCTTCCGAACCTGCGATCCGAGGGTGTGCTTGCTGACATCATGATCGTAACGCCCTACAGCGCCCAGCACGGTGCGTACAAGGACGACATCATGGAGATGAGAGGCAACGGCATCATCAAGAGCAAGGTGATGCTGCGAACCATTGACAACGCCATGAGCGCCGAGGCGgacctcgtcatcttcgactCGGTCCGcaccgagggcggcatgggcTTTTTGGAAGATCGCGAGCGCATGGCCGTCGCCACGACACGggcccgcggcggcgctgtgACGCTgttcaacagcaacaacatcaagacgaagcaggcgggcggcgactCGCTCGACAACCCGTTCGCGTCCTATATCCTTTCCCACAAGGCGCGGGTCGTCTCGCACGGCCAGTGGGGCGACATGTGCGAGGTGTGCAACCTCCCGCACACCAAGGGCATTGGGTGCGTGAAGACTCGGTGCTGCAGAAAGTGCCGCGGGCCTCACCACGAGCGATTCTGTCCCAAGGGAGCACCTGCAGTGGACAGCTACACCAAGAAGAATGGATCCGACGagatgaaggcggcggctGGTGCTGTTTTGCCTTGGGGGGCGTAG
- a CDS encoding Putative zn(2)Cys(6) fungal-type DNA-binding domain-containing protein — protein MRQRTPHRKSRFGCKECKQRHVKCDENRPACVNCTTGQRRCSFLDTESSMPSSASAFLYQCPSPATSIGGSSPNTAGGGLTPVEPASYRSAYPPTEPYDFRHMELLYHFEHGLGATQGFDDDPTREKYQKMSLKQAIRTPYLMDELLAIAAAHKSTLPGEDQAFYRGEATRLQTRGLAQFNATNTEVSNDNFLAVFLYSTWLSQHVLFDAFSSSSSSSSSVGPAGFSETLDKLVHCMGLHRGVRTIVGGSWHKLKAHLDEHMGPGSPFVDSIIIGHDRFEMGDECRGLSELFDRDGGGGGGGGWNEASRAALAEAVEHLQLMFDVQRNTALTAGRRNSTVIEWSIRAPTEYVGLLDQRRPEALVVLAYWGVLLHRAREAWTFGDAGRTLVRSVAAHLGSYWSEWLAWPQAEVGSPGDSASSPRHY, from the coding sequence ATGCGTCAGAGGACACCACATCGCAAGTCGCGGTTCGGCTGTAAAGAGTGCAAGCAGCGCCACGTCAAATGCGACGAGAACCGGCCGGCGTGCGTCAACTGCACGACGGGCCAGAGACGGTGTTCGTTTCTCGACACCGAatcgtcgatgccgtcgtcAGCCTCTGCCTTTCTCTACCAGTGTCCCAGCCCCGCCACATCGATTGGGGGGTCCTCGCCGAACacggcgggaggagggctGACGCCCGTGGAACCGGCGAGCTACCGTAGTGCTTATccgccgacggagccgtACGACTTTCGACACATGGAGCTGCTCTACCACTTCGAGCACGGCCTGGGCGCCACCCAgggcttcgacgacgacccgacGCGGGAGAAGTACCAGAAGATGTCCCTGAAGCAGGCGATCCGCACGCCCTACCTCATGGACGAGCTCCTGGCCATAGCGGCGGCCCACAAGAGCACCCTCCCCGGCGAGGACCAGGCCTTCTACCGGGGCGAGGCCACGCGGCTGCAGACCCGGGGCCTCGCGCAGTTCAACGCCACCAACACCGAGGTGTCCAACGACAACTTCCTGGCCGTGTTCCTTTACTCCACCTGGCTCAGCCAGCACGTGCTCTTCGACGccttctcctcatcctcctcctcctcctcttctgtCGGCCCCGCCGGCTTCTCCGAGACCCTGGACAAGCTGGTCCATTGCATGGGTCTCCACCGCGGGGTCCGgaccatcgtcggcggctcgTGGCACAAGCTCAAGGCCCACTTGGACGAGCACATGGGGCCCGGCAGCCCTTTTGTggacagcatcatcatcggccaCGACAGGTTCGAGATGGGCGACGAATGCAGGGGGCTGTCGGAGCTCTTTGaccgtgacggcggcggcggcggcggcggcggctggaacgaggcgtcgagggccgcgctggccgaggccgtcgagcacCTGCAGCTCATGTTCGACGTCCAGCGGAACACGGCCCTGACAGCGGGCCGCCGCAACAGCACGGTCATCGAGTGGTCCATCCGGGCGCCGACCGAGTACGTCGGCCTGCTGGACCAGCGGCGGCCCGAGGCGCTGGTCGTGCTCGCCTACTGGGGCGTGCTGCTGCACCGCGCCCGGGAGGCCTGGACCTTTGGCGACGCCGGGAGGACTCTCGTCCGGTCCGTGGCGGCCCATCTCGGGTCGTACTGGAGCGAGTGGCTCGCGTGGCCGCAGGCGGAAGTAGGAAGCCCGGGCGATTCGGCATCAAGCCCGCGTCATTACTGA
- a CDS encoding Putative cytochrome P450, whose amino-acid sequence MAVLGFILLVAVLGVAAKCLYNVFLHPLRHYPGPKLAGVTRAYYLFFDVRGVSHWKVKEWHEKYGEVVRIAPGELSYTSGQAWQAIYGFPNKDGTGNFEKDAQWWNKNVNGVENILTADHAGHKRMRRLQNPAFSDKALKAQESVITGYVKLLIHKLHGEASGAAAADADGAVVDMNSWYNFTTFDIIGDLAFGEPFYCLRDASWHWWLHAVFDIFQAGTYLRAARRFPSPLSEMLLLLIPRRLIKTRVAQFKFGVDRVDRRLEQETDRPDFMSYILQGSDEKAMTVDEMHAAAQVLIVAGSETTATGLTAATYLLCENPHTLARLTAEIRDAFEDEDGITIQSTAGLSYLNAVIEEALRLGPPGPGTFPRVVPDGGRTVCGSFVPAGYSVGVHHLSINRSPNHFREHDGFHPERWLDDPRFESDKKAAAQPFSFGPRNCIGKNLAYAEIRTILARVVWNFDMKLHPDSAGWLGRQKMFTTWHKTEMKVYLSARKR is encoded by the exons ATGGCCGTTTTGGGATTCATCCTGCTTGTG GCAGTCCTCGGGGTCGCGGCAAAGTGCCTGTACAACGTTTTCCTGCATCCTCTCCGCCACTATCCTGGGCCGAAGCTCGCCGGAGTCACTCGCGCCTACTATCTCTTCTTTGACGTTCGAGGCGTGAGCCATTGGAAGGTCAAGGAGTGGCATGAGAAGtacggcgaggtcgtccgCATCGCGCCGGGCGAGCTGTCTTACACGTCCGGTCAGGCTTGGCAGGCCATTTACG GCTTCCCAAACAAGGACGGGACGGGGAACTTTGAGAAGGACGCCCAGTGGTGGAACAAGAacgtcaacggcgtcgaaAACATCCTCACCGCCGACCATGCCGGACACAAGCGCATGCGCCGGCTGCAGAACCCGGCCTTCTCGGACAAGGCCCTCAAGGCGCAGGAGTCCGTCATCACCGGCTACGTCAAGCTGCTCATCCACAAACTCCACGGGGAGGCGtccggggccgccgccgccgacgcggacggcgccgtcgtcgacatgaACTCGTGGTACAACTTCACCACGTTCGACATCATCGGGGACCTCGCATTCGGCGAGCCCTTCTACTGCCTCCGGGATGCCAGCTGGCACTGGTGGCTGcacgccgtcttcgacatCTTCCAGGCCGGCACCTACCTGCGGGCCGCCCGGCGCTTCCCCTCGCCCCTGTCCGAGATGCTCCTGCTTCTCATCCCGCGCCGCCTGATCAAGACCAGGGTCGCGCAGTTCAAGTTCGGGGTCGATCGCGTGGACCGCAGACTGGAACAAGAAACGGACCGGCCTGATTTCA TGTCATACATCCTCCAAGGAAGCGACGAAAAGGCCATGACGGTCGACGAGATGCACGCCGCGGCCCAggtcctcatcgtcgcgggcagcgagacgacggcgacgggcttgACCGCGGCGACCTACCTCCTCTGCGAGAACCCGCACACGCTGGCGAGGCTCACGGCCGAGATCCGCGACGcgttcgaggacgaggacggcatcaCCATCCAGAGCACCGCCGGGCTGAGCTACCTgaacgccgtcatcgaggaggCCCTGCGGCTCGGGCCCCCCGGGCCCGGGACCTTCCCCCGCGTGGtccccgacggcggcaggaCGGTGTGCGGGAGCTTCGTCCCGGCCGGGTACTCCGTGGGCGTCCACCACCTGTCCATCAACCGCTCGCCGAACCACTTCCGCGAGCACGACGGGTTCCACCCCGAGAGGTGGCTCGACGACCCCAGGTTCGAGTCGgacaagaaggccgccgcccagccctTCTCGTTCGGACCGAGGAACTGCATCGGAAAGAA TTTGGCGTATGCCGAGATCCGTACCATCCTCGCCCGTGTCGTGTGGAACTTCGACATGAAGCTGCACCCGGACAGCGCGGGCTGGCTTGGCAGGCAGAAGATGTTCACCACGTGGCACAAGACGGAGATGAAGGTTTACCTTTCTGCGAGGAAAAGGTGA
- a CDS encoding Putative aromatic prenyltransferase produces the protein MGEMIMSHEPWDFLNSVLRFRDNDSQFWWDKTGRMFSKLLKYAGYSASEQYRELNFYSLFVAPELGPSPDCHGNVRRWRSPGTPDSTPIDFSWEWGHDNRAVIRYSFEPIGLHAGTDLDPLNRHATNDWIFKLQQQKMVPGLDLEWYNHFTQQILPHGTRTKTVDRFVEETTPKAGTVVALDIEKSGPVMKIYIYPGLKAEELGITNLELVEQSIRSLPAEQFQSLNAEPLFDFLREGTKKYDFETGILAIDCLAPRDARIKVYIRAKHTTFDYMMDCITLGGRLDMSGEAIEDLKDFWRIFLADAPDVLPEEAPGRASPGFYYTLGCGRAISPKVYISPNYFSKNDVDVLGRLRTFFATRRTDSMMDNYEQALKDIFGSKTLESRCGSHYYVGCALHKGQLRVVTYLSPQSFDCEKDAIQDRKP, from the exons ATGGGTGAGATGATCATGTCACATGAGCCCTGGGACTTTCTGAACTCGGTCCTACGGTTCCGGGACAATGACTCCCAGTTCTGGTGGGACAAGACGGGAAGGATGTTCTCCAAGCTCCTCAAATACGCCGGGTACAGCGCGTCAGAACAATACCGCGAACTCAACTTCTACtccctcttcgtcgccccCGAACTCGGGCCCTCCCCAGACTGCCACGGCAACGTGAGGAGGTGGCGGAGCCCCGGGACGCCGGACTCGACCCCTATCGACTTCAGCTGGGAATGGGGACACGACAACCGCGCCGTTATCCGGTACTCGTTCGAGCCCATCGGCCTCCATGCCGGCACGGACCTCGACCCCCTCAACAGACACGCCACCAACGACTGGATCTTCAAGCTCCAGCAGCAGAAGATGGTGCCGgggctcgacctcgagtgGTACAACCACTTCACACAGCAGATCCTGCCGCACGGCACCCGCACCAAGACGGTGGACCGCTTCGTCGAGGAGACGACGCCCAAGGCGGGCACGGTGGTGgccctcgacatcgagaagAGCGGCCCCGTCATGAAGATCTACATCTACCCAGGACTcaaggcggaggagctcggcaTCACCAACCTCGAGCTGGTGGAGCAGTCCATCCGCAGCCTACCCGCCGAACAGTTCCAGTCACTCAACGCCGAGCCCCTCTTTGACTTTCTGCGGGAGGGCACCAAGAAGTACGACTTCGAGACGggcatcctcgccatcgacTGCCTCGCGCCCCGGGACGCGCGCATCAAGGTCTACATCCGGGCCAAGCACACGACGTTCGACTACATGATGGACTGCATcaccctcggcggccggctCGACATGTCgggcgaggccatcgaggacctCAAGGACTTTTGGcgcatcttcctcgccgacgcgcccGACGTCCTGCCGGAGGAGGCCCCCGGCCGGGCCAGCCCGGGCTTCTACTACACGCTCGGGTGCGGGAGGGCCATCTCGCCCAAGGTGTACATCTCGCCCAACTACTTTAGCAAaaacgacgtcgacgtgcTCGGCCGCCTGCGCACGTTCTTCGCCACCCGTCGTACCGACTCGATGATGGACAACTACGAGCAGGCCTTGAAAGACATTTT TGGGAGCAAGACCCTCGAGTCGCGTTGCGGCAGCCATTACTACGTCGGATGTGCGCTGCACAAGGGCCAGCTGAGGGTGGTGACATACCTCAGCCCGCAGTCCTTCGACTGCGAGAAGGACGCGATCCAGGATCGCAAGCCATGA